In a genomic window of Dyadobacter fermentans DSM 18053:
- the map gene encoding type I methionyl aminopeptidase, translating into MSINKEHELIGMQEASRAVATTLRAMREHARPGMSAKELDDFGGEMLSSLGAKSAPRLTYGFPGWTCISVNNEIAHGVPSETKILQEGDLVNIDVSAELNGFWSDNGGSFVLGEDIHGHGKLVSASKRILSKALGQVKGGVRIADIGRLIETEAKKSGYKVIKNLAGHGVGRSLHEEPHEIANYYDRYNTARFRKNSVVAIETFISTASTSAATERDGWTLVGSRGGYVAQHEHTIIVTDGKPVILTAMNGIFD; encoded by the coding sequence ATGTCCATCAATAAAGAACACGAACTAATAGGAATGCAGGAAGCCAGCCGCGCGGTGGCAACCACGTTACGCGCCATGCGCGAGCACGCCCGTCCGGGCATGAGCGCGAAGGAACTGGACGATTTCGGAGGCGAAATGCTATCAAGCCTGGGCGCAAAATCAGCTCCGCGGCTTACTTATGGGTTTCCGGGCTGGACGTGCATCAGCGTGAACAACGAAATCGCGCATGGCGTACCGTCCGAAACGAAGATTTTGCAGGAAGGCGACCTGGTGAACATCGATGTATCCGCCGAGCTCAATGGCTTCTGGTCCGATAATGGCGGCTCGTTCGTGCTGGGCGAAGACATCCACGGGCACGGGAAGCTGGTAAGCGCGTCGAAACGCATTCTGAGCAAGGCGCTCGGCCAGGTAAAAGGCGGGGTGCGGATCGCCGATATCGGGCGGTTGATTGAGACGGAGGCCAAAAAATCGGGTTACAAGGTAATCAAAAACCTGGCGGGCCACGGCGTAGGCCGCAGCCTGCACGAAGAACCGCACGAAATTGCCAATTACTACGATCGCTACAATACCGCGCGCTTCCGCAAGAACAGCGTGGTCGCCATCGAGACATTCATTTCCACGGCTTCCACAAGCGCCGCGACGGAGCGCGACGGCTGGACGCTCGTAGGCTCACGCGGCGGGTATGTGGCCCAGCACGAGCACACGATTATCGTCACCGACGGTAAACCGGTGATCCTTACCGCTATGAACGGCATTTTCGACTAG
- a CDS encoding AraC family transcriptional regulator, with translation MDKTPDIRGLYIPVQPTVKQSAEHVTYREFLPETALQGIIYCYWRLRTTQPLDEPFFYRVVADGCIDIFFELNNPRENFVMGFCKKYTEFPLENSFDYVGVRFLPTMLPQLFKVNAAGLSNRFENLDVVIPRTARFIASDFGPDLPEKDIKARFDRYFLKLLQSAEFDHDPRLYGALAIILQNFGVLNVEKDLDTGLSPRQLRRLFEFYIGDSAKTFSQVVRFQNILRAKPSQQSLRENKLFYDNGYYDQAHFIKEFKNLYGVTPGKAFGR, from the coding sequence ATGGACAAAACGCCGGACATACGCGGACTGTATATTCCCGTTCAACCGACGGTAAAGCAATCGGCCGAGCATGTCACTTACCGCGAATTTCTGCCCGAGACGGCCTTGCAGGGCATCATTTACTGCTACTGGCGACTCCGCACTACGCAGCCACTCGACGAGCCTTTCTTTTACCGCGTTGTGGCCGATGGTTGCATTGACATTTTCTTTGAGCTGAATAATCCCCGCGAAAATTTCGTGATGGGTTTTTGTAAAAAATACACGGAGTTCCCGCTTGAAAACAGTTTCGATTACGTGGGTGTACGTTTTTTACCCACGATGCTCCCCCAACTCTTCAAAGTAAACGCAGCCGGACTGAGCAATCGTTTCGAAAATCTGGACGTGGTGATCCCCCGAACGGCCCGTTTTATCGCCTCGGATTTCGGTCCCGATTTACCGGAAAAGGACATTAAAGCCCGCTTCGATCGGTATTTTCTTAAACTGCTGCAAAGCGCCGAATTCGATCATGACCCACGGCTTTACGGCGCGCTGGCCATTATCCTGCAAAATTTTGGTGTATTAAATGTCGAAAAAGATCTCGACACCGGCCTCAGTCCGCGGCAGCTCCGCCGCCTGTTCGAGTTTTACATCGGCGATTCCGCCAAGACTTTCAGCCAGGTGGTGCGATTTCAGAACATCCTCAGGGCAAAACCCTCGCAGCAAAGCCTGCGCGAAAACAAGCTCTTTTACGATAATGGCTATTACGACCAGGCGCATTTCATCAAAGAATTCAAAAATTTGTATGGGGTAACGCCCGGCAAAGCTTTCGGAAGGTGA
- a CDS encoding DUF3050 domain-containing protein, producing MNEHITRIQQDIEPLRQQIIRHKVYSVINDIEDLKIFMKYHVYAVWDFMSLLKSLQNSLTCTAVPWFPTGDGETRHLINEIVTGEESDVDMDGRVKSHFELYLDAMEQCGADTSEIKRFIEVLRQSGDFSLAFDAAGTPAHARDFVRFTFDTIGTGRSHLQAATFTFGREDLIPGMFMSMIEDIHRHFPDSISIFKYYLERHIEVDGDHHSHLALQMTANLCGDDERSWQEAGQATIASLEKRIGLWDGAFEEIEKKKVLN from the coding sequence ATGAACGAGCACATCACCAGAATTCAGCAAGACATCGAGCCGCTGCGGCAACAAATTATCCGGCACAAAGTTTACTCGGTCATCAACGACATCGAGGACCTGAAAATATTCATGAAATACCATGTGTATGCCGTTTGGGATTTCATGTCTCTGCTTAAATCGTTACAAAATAGCCTGACCTGCACTGCTGTACCCTGGTTTCCGACGGGCGACGGCGAAACGCGCCACCTGATCAATGAAATCGTGACCGGGGAGGAATCGGATGTGGATATGGACGGCCGGGTGAAAAGCCATTTCGAGCTTTATCTCGATGCCATGGAGCAATGCGGCGCGGATACGTCGGAAATCAAGCGGTTCATTGAAGTGCTGCGCCAATCCGGCGACTTTTCACTGGCATTCGACGCCGCAGGCACTCCCGCTCACGCACGGGATTTTGTCCGCTTCACTTTTGACACGATCGGCACAGGCCGGAGCCACCTGCAAGCTGCCACATTCACCTTCGGCCGGGAAGACCTCATTCCGGGCATGTTCATGTCGATGATCGAAGACATTCACCGCCATTTTCCCGACAGTATTTCCATTTTTAAATATTACCTTGAACGCCATATCGAAGTAGATGGCGACCACCACAGCCACCTGGCCCTGCAAATGACGGCAAACCTGTGCGGTGATGACGAACGATCCTGGCAGGAAGCCGGGCAAGCGACGATCGCCTCCCTGGAAAAGCGTATCGGGCTGTGGGACGGGGCTTTTGAAGAAATTGAAAAGAAGAAAGTACTGAATTAA
- a CDS encoding class I SAM-dependent methyltransferase, producing MSKALDNLRLYAGVVRRVGYTLTLGMLNSGSRDELLKLYNSYNGHSPSGQDTPVDPFIIPKTDVFELFGNDTAAYEGVYECGFGHTTEFELKVISNLVKKWNPRRIFEIGTFQGRTTLNMALNSSADTEIVTLDLPADELDATKMEIEEGEVRYVKKEVSGERFIGHPAAAKIRQMFGDSASFDFTDYASSVDVAFIDGSHAYEYVLNDSEKVLTIMRRGGLMIWHDYTNWPGVWTALNELYQKDVRFRGIRHIGGTSIAILTI from the coding sequence ATGAGCAAAGCGTTAGATAATCTCCGTTTGTACGCAGGTGTTGTAAGGAGAGTAGGATACACCCTCACATTAGGCATGTTGAACTCCGGTTCCCGCGACGAACTGCTGAAACTTTACAATAGCTACAACGGTCACTCGCCCTCCGGCCAAGACACCCCCGTCGACCCGTTTATCATCCCCAAAACCGATGTTTTTGAGCTTTTCGGCAACGACACGGCCGCCTATGAGGGCGTCTACGAATGCGGTTTCGGGCATACGACGGAGTTTGAACTCAAAGTGATCAGTAACCTTGTCAAAAAATGGAACCCGCGCCGGATTTTTGAAATAGGCACATTTCAGGGGCGCACCACATTGAATATGGCGCTTAACAGCAGTGCTGATACAGAGATTGTTACGCTCGATCTGCCCGCGGACGAACTGGATGCGACCAAAATGGAAATCGAGGAAGGCGAGGTGAGATATGTGAAAAAAGAGGTCTCGGGCGAGCGCTTTATCGGGCATCCGGCAGCGGCAAAAATACGGCAGATGTTCGGCGATTCGGCGTCGTTCGACTTTACCGATTACGCTAGCTCCGTCGACGTTGCATTCATAGATGGCTCCCACGCCTACGAATATGTACTCAACGACAGCGAAAAAGTCCTCACCATCATGCGGAGAGGCGGCCTTATGATCTGGCACGACTACACCAACTGGCCCGGCGTATGGACCGCCCTGAATGAATTGTACCAGAAAGATGTGCGTTTCCGCGGCATCAGGCACATCGGCGGCACCAGCATTGCAATCCTGACGATTTGA
- a CDS encoding VOC family protein, with protein MKRLIILFALACICGHAFSQTKPSTQNNRKMKLNAGIVTYKIAETKAFYTEKLGFGVTFENEFYLLLHTPGGGSEISFLLPDHPSQQPLFHKAFQGQGMYLTIEVDDVDKLYNEVKGKGVEIKIDIRDEPWGDRHFAIVDPNGIGIDLVKYSPR; from the coding sequence ATGAAACGGCTCATCATTCTTTTCGCATTGGCTTGCATTTGCGGGCATGCATTTTCTCAAACCAAACCATCAACTCAAAACAACCGAAAAATGAAACTGAACGCAGGCATCGTCACATACAAAATCGCTGAAACCAAAGCATTCTACACCGAAAAACTCGGCTTCGGCGTCACATTCGAAAACGAGTTCTACCTGCTCCTGCACACGCCGGGCGGCGGCTCCGAGATCAGCTTTCTCCTGCCCGACCACCCCTCGCAGCAGCCGCTGTTCCACAAGGCATTCCAGGGCCAGGGCATGTATCTGACGATCGAGGTCGACGACGTGGATAAATTGTACAACGAAGTCAAAGGCAAAGGCGTAGAGATTAAGATCGATATCCGCGACGAGCCCTGGGGCGACCGGCATTTCGCGATCGTCGACCCGAATGGCATCGGCATCGACCTTGTCAAATACTCCCCGCGGTAA
- a CDS encoding DinB family protein, with translation MSNRTLVDAYIKELEAEYTSTRKCLERIPVTSLDFKPHPKSMEMGYLTLLVAEIPLWITFMVEKGEVDFATYERFEFTTAEELLDHFEEVFNGARKSLSGITDDDLDAPFHLKREGQILFTQPKREGIGSTINHWVHHRGQLTVYMRLNDIAVPSIYGPSADDRTF, from the coding sequence ATGAGCAACAGAACCTTAGTAGACGCTTACATCAAAGAGCTGGAAGCCGAGTATACTTCTACGCGCAAATGCCTGGAACGCATTCCGGTGACTTCACTGGACTTTAAACCGCATCCCAAATCCATGGAGATGGGTTACCTCACGCTGCTGGTGGCCGAAATTCCGCTTTGGATCACATTCATGGTCGAGAAAGGTGAGGTCGATTTCGCCACTTACGAGCGTTTCGAGTTCACGACGGCCGAGGAATTGCTTGACCATTTCGAGGAGGTTTTCAACGGCGCACGAAAATCGCTGTCCGGCATTACCGACGACGATCTGGACGCGCCGTTCCACCTCAAACGCGAGGGCCAGATACTATTTACCCAGCCCAAGCGCGAAGGTATCGGTTCGACGATCAATCATTGGGTCCACCACCGCGGACAGCTCACGGTGTACATGCGCCTGAACGACATCGCGGTCCCGTCGATCTACGGTCCGTCCGCTGACGACCGCACCTTCTGA
- a CDS encoding NADAR family protein codes for MMAEKARLFGNDTLRERIIACASPGEAKALGRMVENFDEQTWIMHRQSIVLKGSIQKFTQNPPLTAFLLDTGDRILVEASPVDPIWGIGLTADDTLANDPTRWKGLNLLGFTLMETRDVLANR; via the coding sequence ATGATGGCCGAAAAGGCGAGACTGTTTGGCAATGACACGCTTCGTGAGCGGATCATAGCCTGCGCGTCGCCGGGCGAAGCCAAGGCATTGGGTCGAATGGTAGAAAATTTCGACGAACAAACCTGGATAATGCACCGTCAATCCATTGTTTTAAAAGGAAGTATCCAAAAGTTCACCCAGAATCCGCCGCTCACGGCATTCCTGTTAGACACTGGCGACCGGATTCTAGTGGAGGCTAGTCCGGTGGACCCAATTTGGGGGATCGGCCTTACGGCGGATGATACTCTCGCAAACGACCCCACGCGATGGAAAGGTCTCAACCTCCTCGGTTTCACATTGATGGAAACCAGGGATGTGCTCGCAAACCGTTGA
- a CDS encoding HAD family hydrolase — MQISDLKILFFDIGGVLLSNGWGHESRILAAEKFGLNYKEMDQLHNFIFNVYEIGSVNLDQYLDTVIFNHPRDFVREDFKEFMYSQSVELPGMLAWLKEWKKDCGFRIISINNEGKELNDYRVQKFKLHTCFDAFISSCEVKMRKPDPRIFELAMGIAQATPSQCVYFDDRIMFANMAKTLGLRAFQHTSFESTKAILEELKKEQFDRFGPPH; from the coding sequence ATGCAGATCAGCGATCTCAAAATCCTCTTTTTCGACATTGGCGGCGTTCTGCTCAGCAACGGCTGGGGACATGAGTCCCGCATCCTGGCGGCGGAAAAGTTTGGCCTCAATTACAAGGAAATGGACCAGCTCCATAACTTCATTTTCAATGTTTACGAAATCGGGAGCGTTAACCTCGACCAATATCTCGACACGGTGATATTTAACCACCCGCGCGATTTCGTTCGGGAGGATTTCAAAGAGTTTATGTATTCGCAATCCGTGGAGCTGCCCGGAATGCTGGCGTGGCTCAAAGAATGGAAGAAGGATTGCGGGTTCCGCATTATTTCCATTAATAATGAAGGGAAGGAATTGAACGACTACCGCGTTCAGAAGTTCAAGCTGCACACTTGTTTCGATGCATTCATTTCATCGTGCGAAGTAAAAATGCGCAAGCCCGATCCAAGGATTTTCGAACTGGCAATGGGCATTGCGCAGGCAACACCCAGCCAGTGCGTGTATTTCGACGACCGCATTATGTTTGCCAACATGGCCAAAACCCTCGGCCTGCGCGCATTCCAGCACACAAGCTTCGAATCCACAAAGGCGATCCTCGAAGAACTGAAAAAAGAACAATTCGACCGCTTCGGCCCACCGCATTGA